In a genomic window of Hydrogenimonas thermophila:
- a CDS encoding phage tail protein, protein MTWCKIADFIFEAKELESEERAHNFSYATINRVDNHPLYQDIGKDNETINLKGYYIRQKMDKLENLINIAKQKCPVRYTTIKYSFNVIIVSIKRVRKIMIKDVGVREEFIITLKRVYE, encoded by the coding sequence ATGACGTGGTGTAAGATAGCAGATTTCATCTTTGAAGCTAAAGAGCTTGAGAGTGAAGAGAGGGCGCATAACTTTAGCTATGCAACCATAAACAGAGTAGATAACCATCCACTGTATCAAGATATAGGCAAAGATAACGAAACTATAAATTTAAAAGGTTACTACATAAGACAGAAGATGGACAAACTAGAAAATCTCATCAACATTGCAAAGCAAAAATGTCCAGTACGCTACACAACTATAAAATATAGCTTTAATGTAATTATAGTCTCAATTAAAAGAGTCAGAAAAATTATGATCAAAGATGTAGGTGTAAGAGAAGAATTCATCATAACACTAAAGAGGGTCTATGAATGA
- a CDS encoding phage late control D family protein, with protein MVDFEIAPLNEEAKKALVSLELTDEIGIYSDELTLNFPNDFKRPTYGDELTVTIDGHYYGVFVVQTTNKTNRGLSVKATATNFTKSLKERKNRSFEKMKLCAIVSKIAGEHGLEPKCDFDIFLNYESQTNESDLHFLHRLADKFNAQFNIKDNKIIFLKHKEENKSLPRFLVKNSEVISYSLKHKAKTIYKSVTAKWQDTKENKTKSVTVGSGKPCYELQDSFKDKAEANTRAKALLERLNRGSIEGSVTLLGREIRAGGIIVLEGFDEDDGEYSIKKVAHTINGNGYTVKVEFEK; from the coding sequence ATGGTAGATTTTGAGATAGCACCATTGAATGAAGAGGCTAAAAAGGCACTGGTTAGCCTTGAGCTTACAGACGAGATAGGCATATATAGCGATGAGCTAACTCTTAATTTCCCAAATGATTTTAAAAGACCTACATATGGTGATGAGCTAACAGTTACAATAGATGGACACTACTATGGAGTTTTTGTAGTTCAAACAACCAACAAAACAAACAGAGGTTTAAGCGTAAAAGCAACTGCTACAAACTTTACAAAGAGCCTAAAAGAGAGAAAAAACAGAAGCTTTGAGAAGATGAAACTATGTGCAATTGTTAGCAAAATCGCAGGCGAACACGGCTTAGAGCCTAAGTGTGACTTTGACATCTTCTTAAACTATGAGAGCCAAACAAATGAAAGCGATCTGCATTTTTTGCACCGCTTGGCAGATAAATTTAACGCTCAATTTAACATTAAAGATAACAAAATAATCTTTTTAAAACATAAAGAGGAGAATAAAAGCTTACCTCGTTTTTTGGTAAAAAATAGCGAAGTTATAAGCTACTCTTTAAAGCACAAAGCAAAAACTATCTATAAATCTGTAACTGCAAAGTGGCAAGATACAAAAGAGAATAAAACAAAAAGTGTAACCGTTGGAAGTGGTAAACCTTGCTATGAACTGCAAGATAGTTTCAAGGACAAGGCAGAGGCAAATACAAGAGCTAAAGCACTGCTTGAAAGACTCAATAGAGGTAGCATAGAGGGCAGTGTAACACTACTAGGTCGAGAGATTAGAGCCGGCGGGATAATTGTTTTAGAAGGCTTCGATGAAGATGATGGAGAGTACTCCATAAAAAAGGTTGCTCATACTATTAATGGCAATGGTTACACTGTAAAAGTTGAATTTGAAAAATGA
- a CDS encoding recombinase family protein, giving the protein MTVAYTRISTDKQDQINQEHLIFQYCQKNKIQIDEFIKVEMSTRKSEEKRRIDELKEKLKNGDTLIVSELSRLGRKMIEVLNLVKWFGDQGVEVIFVNQPELSLVNGAMRDFMIAAYGYFAETEREFISMRTKAGLEAARAKGKKLGRPKGAKGKENLLDPYREQIIKLLDMGLSIKAIQNFLNGSEEEGKHIKYTTLKYYIDNHIKESIV; this is encoded by the coding sequence ATGACAGTTGCATATACAAGAATTTCAACTGACAAGCAGGATCAAATTAATCAGGAACATCTGATTTTTCAATATTGCCAAAAGAATAAAATTCAGATTGATGAATTTATAAAAGTTGAGATGTCAACTAGAAAGAGCGAAGAAAAGAGACGTATTGATGAATTAAAGGAAAAATTAAAAAATGGAGATACGCTAATAGTCTCTGAACTTTCTAGACTAGGTCGAAAAATGATAGAGGTATTAAATCTTGTCAAATGGTTTGGAGATCAGGGTGTAGAGGTGATATTTGTCAATCAACCTGAATTATCTTTGGTAAATGGTGCAATGCGAGATTTTATGATAGCCGCCTATGGTTATTTTGCTGAGACAGAAAGAGAATTCATTTCGATGCGCACAAAAGCAGGGCTTGAAGCTGCAAGGGCAAAAGGAAAAAAACTTGGCAGACCCAAGGGTGCAAAAGGAAAAGAGAATTTGTTAGACCCATATCGTGAGCAGATAATAAAATTACTAGATATGGGATTATCCATAAAAGCAATACAAAATTTTCTAAATGGCTCAGAAGAAGAGGGTAAACATATTAAATATACAACATTAAAATACTATATAGATAACCATATAAAAGAGAGTATAGTATGA